A region of Sulfurimonas sp. DNA encodes the following proteins:
- a CDS encoding HAD family hydrolase, with product MKIVIFDMDGTLIDSKKDITISVNYIRNMHYNLAPLSEEFVVKAINMRERNLPKLFYETDIYHERDKDVFEIHYATQCTKNPYLYDGILEMLSSLVNSGVKISLATNAPTPFALRMLEHLGVDYMFDVIIGADKVSTSKPDPEMINEILNHYNFDKNIDEAWMIGDSSKDTDSALNAGISSMFVTWGFSKESKHEVVVSEPKEILDIVL from the coding sequence ATGAAAATAGTTATATTTGATATGGATGGGACACTTATAGACTCTAAAAAAGATATAACTATTTCTGTGAATTATATAAGAAACATGCACTATAATCTTGCTCCTTTAAGTGAGGAGTTTGTTGTTAAAGCAATTAATATGAGAGAAAGAAACCTACCAAAACTTTTTTATGAGACTGATATTTATCATGAAAGAGACAAAGATGTTTTTGAAATTCATTATGCTACTCAATGTACTAAAAACCCATATTTATATGATGGCATACTAGAGATGTTAAGTAGTCTTGTAAATTCAGGAGTAAAAATTTCCTTAGCCACAAATGCTCCAACTCCTTTTGCTTTAAGAATGTTAGAGCATTTAGGAGTAGATTATATGTTTGATGTAATTATTGGTGCTGATAAAGTTAGTACTTCAAAACCTGACCCAGAGATGATAAATGAAATACTGAATCATTATAATTTTGATAAAAATATAGATGAAGCATGGATGATAGGAGATAGTTCAAAAGATACAGATAGTGCCTTAAATGCTGGAATAAGTTCTATGTTTGTAACTTGGGGTTTTTCAAAAGAGTCAAAACATGAAGTGGTTGTGAGTGAACCAAAAGAAATTTTAGATATAGTTTTATAA
- a CDS encoding DUF2461 domain-containing protein: MDFKGFSKKTLPFLESIRKNNDKEWFEAHRSEYEEFILNPSRAFVEEFGEHLQALEPTINFSPKINKSLFRIYRDTRRMGAIKVPLKHRIGIIFWQGNGSRMQTSSFYLHFSPDELFVAVGVRWFEKPMLDAYREYIKDDKRREYLSTLLKSIDAKGYKVIEKGYKRYPRGFNAKMPDAHLSLFKGMATYKILDPKLIIDGDKFISTLYSIYEDMLELQQVVYEISLRVQEENS; the protein is encoded by the coding sequence ATGGACTTTAAAGGTTTTAGTAAAAAAACTCTTCCCTTTTTAGAGTCTATCCGTAAAAACAATGATAAAGAGTGGTTTGAAGCACATAGAAGTGAGTATGAAGAGTTTATCTTGAATCCTTCACGAGCTTTTGTAGAGGAGTTTGGTGAGCATCTCCAAGCTCTAGAACCAACTATAAACTTTTCTCCTAAAATAAACAAATCACTCTTTCGCATCTATCGAGATACAAGAAGAATGGGTGCGATAAAAGTACCTCTCAAACATCGAATTGGTATAATATTTTGGCAAGGAAATGGAAGTCGTATGCAGACTTCATCTTTTTATCTTCATTTTTCTCCTGATGAACTTTTTGTAGCAGTTGGTGTTAGATGGTTCGAAAAACCTATGCTAGATGCTTATAGAGAGTACATAAAAGATGACAAAAGAAGAGAATATCTAAGTACCTTACTTAAAAGTATAGATGCTAAAGGCTATAAAGTCATAGAAAAAGGCTACAAAAGATACCCAAGAGGTTTTAATGCCAAAATGCCAGATGCTCATCTTAGTTTGTTCAAAGGTATGGCAACATACAAAATATTAGATCCAAAACTTATAATAGATGGCGATAAATTTATAAGTACACTTTATAGCATATATGAAGATATGTTAGAGTTACAGCAAGTTGTTTATGAGATTAGTTTGAGAGTTCAAGAGGAAAATAGTTGA
- the hemH gene encoding ferrochelatase, whose protein sequence is MKEAVILLNMGGPNNLDEVEMFLKNMFADKNILTMKSSLLRKFIGGMITFSRAEKSQDIYRKLGGKSPIVGHTKSLVKKLQQRLGNDVIVDFVMRYTPPFASEVIKKINKEEVEKIYLIPLYPQFSTTTTKSSLDDFEEHYHTEGGDATLVEIKHFFENESYNKAIVERIKEKMADAQYEDFDMIFSAHGLPQKIIDAGDVYQRHIEKHVKILKKILTDEKMKFHEIHLAYQSKVGPMKWLQPSLGDKLKSVRNRGVIIFPLAFTIDNSETDFELEIEYREIADELGFKEYRVCRCPNDSEHFIDALENIYNKMR, encoded by the coding sequence TTGAAAGAAGCAGTAATACTACTAAATATGGGTGGACCAAACAATCTTGATGAAGTTGAGATGTTTTTAAAAAATATGTTTGCTGATAAGAATATATTGACAATGAAGAGTTCTCTATTGAGAAAGTTTATTGGTGGAATGATAACTTTTTCAAGGGCTGAAAAATCACAAGATATTTATCGTAAACTTGGCGGAAAATCCCCCATAGTAGGACATACTAAAAGTCTTGTAAAAAAGTTGCAACAAAGACTTGGTAATGATGTTATAGTTGATTTTGTTATGAGGTATACTCCTCCATTTGCATCTGAAGTGATAAAAAAAATAAATAAAGAAGAAGTTGAGAAAATATACCTGATTCCATTATATCCTCAGTTTTCTACAACTACAACAAAGTCATCATTAGATGACTTTGAAGAGCATTATCACACCGAAGGTGGAGATGCTACTTTAGTAGAGATAAAGCATTTTTTTGAAAATGAAAGCTATAATAAAGCAATTGTAGAGAGAATTAAAGAGAAGATGGCAGATGCACAGTATGAAGATTTTGACATGATTTTTTCTGCTCATGGACTTCCTCAAAAAATCATAGATGCTGGAGATGTTTATCAGCGTCATATTGAGAAACATGTAAAGATATTAAAAAAGATTTTAACAGATGAAAAGATGAAATTTCATGAGATTCATTTGGCATACCAATCCAAAGTTGGACCTATGAAATGGCTTCAACCATCACTGGGGGACAAACTTAAAAGTGTTAGAAATAGGGGAGTGATTATTTTTCCTTTGGCTTTTACGATTGATAATTCTGAAACAGATTTTGAACTAGAGATTGAGTATAGAGAAATAGCAGATGAACTGGGTTTTAAAGAGTACAGAGTATGTAGATGTCCAAATGACAGTGAACATTTTATAGATGCATTAGAAAATATATACAATAAAATGAGGTAA
- a CDS encoding DMT family transporter: MYKYKIKKSIEGSFLAIGFVLLYGSGFVFTQFGLENASPMAFLALRFFIAFIILLTIAYYLKSSWPKTIKEFLHICIAGSLTVGTFSIGVFLSISYGVSASLNALVIALQPIVVTYFAMKFLGENVSKYVVIGLITGFTGVCLVIISSMSFSMTEIFGILFSFVALFGLSFGNLYQKKYCVNMNLFSGGAIQTLSSTILVIPFLFFEDIHMNFNSDFIIALSYMSVGVSIGALSLLYIMIEKGAVSKVSSIFYLMPVSAVFISWLLFDKNVDIMVIAGVVIIFISILLIMKIDKK, encoded by the coding sequence ATGTATAAATATAAGATAAAAAAATCAATAGAAGGTAGTTTTTTAGCGATTGGTTTTGTACTCCTTTATGGAAGTGGATTTGTATTTACTCAGTTTGGATTAGAAAATGCATCACCTATGGCATTTTTGGCTTTAAGATTTTTCATTGCTTTTATTATTTTACTTACTATTGCATACTATTTAAAATCTTCTTGGCCAAAAACTATAAAAGAGTTTTTACATATCTGTATAGCAGGAAGTTTAACTGTAGGTACTTTTTCTATTGGTGTATTTTTATCAATTTCTTATGGTGTAAGTGCTTCATTAAATGCTTTAGTTATAGCTTTACAACCAATTGTAGTAACTTATTTTGCAATGAAATTTTTAGGTGAAAATGTAAGCAAATATGTAGTTATTGGTCTTATTACTGGGTTTACAGGTGTTTGTTTGGTTATTATCTCTTCTATGAGTTTTTCTATGACAGAGATATTTGGGATATTGTTTTCTTTTGTTGCGTTATTTGGTTTAAGTTTTGGTAATTTATATCAAAAAAAATACTGTGTAAATATGAATCTTTTTTCAGGGGGAGCGATACAAACATTGTCTTCTACAATTTTAGTGATTCCTTTTTTATTTTTTGAAGATATTCATATGAATTTTAATAGTGATTTTATCATAGCCTTATCATATATGAGTGTGGGTGTGAGTATAGGAGCATTATCATTACTCTATATTATGATAGAAAAAGGAGCAGTCTCCAAAGTATCCTCTATTTTTTATCTTATGCCTGTAAGTGCTGTATTTATTTCATGGTTACTATTTGATAAAAATGTAGATATTATGGTCATAGCAGGAGTAGTTATCATTTTTATTTCGATACTTTTAATCATGAAGATAGATAAAAAATAA
- the ccsA gene encoding cytochrome c biogenesis protein CcsA: MKQLFSLFGSMKTMAVLMSLFALAIGYATFIENDYGTITAKADVYNARWFEVLMLFLTINLMLNIYNYKMYTIKKASIFMFHISFIVILIGAAITRYVGYEGTMHIREGATSSTMISSDTYFRVDAKVGDKHIISEQSLYLSKRLINNVNASLEIEGKKVSVEMIEYIPDAVETTVESKTGKAMASMMVTGSGKGEPITLIEGEFYSSENFVLDFGSGKSFDKMTISVFVQDDKFFMKHDMPLTFLKMDDNSKGVLDANDKQPFTTRTLFSTAGGGFVLRNFYAHAQKKIVSNPNASAQRPGIDALRFNVKVGDVSKNVLIYGQSGRMAKEHHNEINGVDVHLSYGSKRLTLPFEVKLLDFELDRYPGSMSPASYASEVILIDKEQNIEMPYRIYMNNILEHRGYRFFQSSYDRDEKGTVLSVNNDPGTLPTYIGYFLLSLGMVWSLFSRKNRFAQLAKRAKKAADEKALGSLIALALVFSISPSFAEDLNPTIKTIMSFDKAHAKKFGELVIQDSGGRMKPMDTLSTEILAKIYRGSHVNVGEYKLDSNQVILGMMVKPDAYRDIKIIYTKNEEINKIIGTSIDAKYASFAQFFSDPDKMSGYKLAQIVDEAVRKEPKHRNMLDKAALKVDERVNISYSVYTGSLMRIWPKPNDVSNKWYPTIEALQTFTPVDGERLRIIAVEYFTAIDKALQNSDWSDANKAIVKLAKYQSFYGGEVYPSLDRVRAEVFYNKANIFESLYPFYFILGFILLVLSFVKIIKPKFNLAIYSKIILGLLVVFFIAHTFGLGLRWYISGHAPWSNGYESMIYIGWATLLAGFIFSKRSSITMASTAILTGLILFVAHLNWMDPQVTNIVPVLNSYWLSIHVAVITASYGFLGLGALLGFIVILLFMIKTTNNEKHIGLSIKELNSISEMSLMAGLVLLTIGNFLGGVWANESWGRYWGWDPKETWALVTILIYAIVVHLRFIKLIYSEFNFAVISLLSYSSVIMTYFGVNYYLAGLHSYAKGDPVPVPDFVPITYAVIFVFVLIAFRNRKIA, encoded by the coding sequence ATGAAACAACTATTTTCTCTTTTTGGTTCTATGAAAACTATGGCAGTTCTCATGTCCCTCTTCGCTTTAGCTATTGGCTATGCAACATTTATAGAAAATGATTATGGAACTATAACTGCTAAAGCAGATGTTTATAACGCTAGATGGTTTGAAGTTTTAATGCTTTTTTTAACCATAAACCTTATGTTAAATATTTACAATTATAAAATGTATACTATAAAGAAAGCTTCTATATTTATGTTTCACATTTCTTTTATTGTTATACTTATTGGTGCAGCAATTACTCGTTATGTTGGATATGAAGGAACTATGCATATTCGTGAAGGTGCTACTTCTTCGACTATGATAAGTTCAGATACTTACTTTAGAGTAGATGCAAAAGTAGGAGATAAACATATTATTTCAGAACAATCATTATACCTCTCCAAACGACTTATTAACAATGTAAATGCTTCCCTTGAAATCGAAGGTAAAAAAGTTAGTGTTGAGATGATAGAGTATATTCCAGATGCGGTTGAGACAACAGTTGAGTCGAAAACTGGCAAGGCTATGGCATCTATGATGGTTACTGGTAGTGGAAAAGGTGAGCCAATCACGCTTATCGAAGGTGAGTTTTATTCGAGTGAAAACTTCGTTTTAGATTTTGGCTCAGGAAAATCATTTGATAAGATGACAATATCTGTTTTTGTTCAAGATGATAAATTTTTTATGAAACATGATATGCCTCTTACATTTTTAAAGATGGATGATAATTCAAAAGGTGTTTTAGATGCAAATGATAAACAGCCATTTACGACAAGAACACTTTTTTCTACTGCTGGTGGCGGATTTGTTCTTCGTAATTTTTATGCTCATGCACAGAAAAAAATTGTTTCAAATCCGAATGCATCTGCACAAAGACCAGGTATAGATGCACTTAGATTTAATGTAAAAGTAGGAGATGTTTCAAAAAATGTTCTTATATATGGACAATCTGGAAGAATGGCAAAAGAACATCACAATGAGATAAACGGTGTTGATGTTCATTTGTCTTATGGTTCAAAAAGACTTACTCTTCCTTTTGAGGTAAAACTTTTAGACTTTGAGTTAGACAGATATCCTGGGTCAATGAGTCCAGCATCTTATGCTAGTGAAGTTATTTTAATCGATAAAGAGCAAAATATAGAGATGCCATATAGAATTTACATGAATAATATTTTAGAGCATCGTGGTTATAGATTTTTTCAATCATCTTATGACAGAGATGAAAAAGGAACTGTTCTTTCTGTCAACAATGATCCAGGAACACTCCCTACCTATATAGGTTATTTTCTTTTATCTTTAGGTATGGTTTGGTCTTTATTTTCTAGAAAAAATAGATTTGCACAGTTGGCAAAACGAGCAAAAAAAGCGGCTGATGAAAAAGCACTTGGAAGCTTAATCGCTCTAGCTTTAGTATTTAGTATTTCTCCATCGTTTGCAGAGGACTTAAATCCAACTATTAAAACTATTATGTCTTTTGATAAGGCACATGCTAAAAAATTTGGAGAGTTAGTTATACAAGATAGTGGCGGTAGGATGAAGCCTATGGATACTCTATCAACTGAAATATTAGCAAAAATATATAGAGGCTCACATGTTAATGTAGGTGAGTATAAATTAGACTCAAACCAAGTAATATTAGGAATGATGGTAAAGCCAGATGCTTATCGTGATATAAAAATTATCTATACAAAAAATGAAGAGATAAATAAAATTATTGGTACAAGTATAGATGCCAAGTATGCCTCTTTCGCTCAGTTTTTTTCAGACCCAGATAAAATGAGTGGTTATAAGTTAGCACAGATTGTAGATGAAGCAGTTAGAAAAGAGCCAAAACATAGAAATATGTTAGATAAAGCTGCTTTAAAAGTTGATGAAAGAGTAAATATTTCTTACTCTGTTTATACAGGTTCTTTGATGAGAATTTGGCCAAAACCAAATGATGTAAGTAATAAATGGTACCCAACAATAGAAGCACTTCAGACATTTACGCCAGTTGATGGTGAAAGATTGAGAATTATAGCGGTAGAGTATTTTACAGCGATTGATAAAGCATTACAAAATTCTGATTGGAGTGATGCAAACAAAGCGATTGTTAAATTAGCAAAATATCAAAGCTTTTATGGTGGAGAAGTTTACCCATCTCTTGATAGAGTTCGAGCAGAAGTTTTTTATAATAAAGCTAATATCTTTGAATCACTTTATCCTTTTTATTTTATATTAGGTTTTATACTTTTAGTTCTAAGTTTTGTAAAAATTATTAAACCAAAGTTCAACTTAGCAATTTATTCAAAAATTATACTAGGTCTTTTAGTGGTATTTTTTATAGCTCATACTTTTGGACTTGGTTTGAGATGGTATATTTCAGGTCATGCTCCTTGGTCAAATGGCTACGAGTCTATGATATATATAGGTTGGGCAACACTTTTAGCAGGTTTTATTTTTTCAAAACGCTCATCTATAACTATGGCATCTACAGCTATTTTAACAGGTTTGATTTTATTTGTGGCACATCTAAACTGGATGGATCCTCAAGTTACAAATATTGTTCCTGTTTTAAATTCTTACTGGTTAAGTATTCATGTCGCTGTAATTACTGCTAGTTATGGTTTCTTAGGTCTAGGTGCTCTTTTAGGCTTTATTGTTATTTTATTATTTATGATTAAAACAACCAACAATGAAAAGCATATAGGTTTATCTATAAAAGAGTTGAACTCTATAAGTGAGATGAGTTTAATGGCTGGGCTTGTTCTGCTAACTATTGGAAACTTTTTAGGTGGTGTTTGGGCAAATGAGTCTTGGGGTAGATACTGGGGTTGGGATCCAAAAGAAACATGGGCATTAGTAACGATTTTGATTTACGCTATTGTTGTGCATCTAAGGTTTATTAAGTTAATTTATAGTGAATTTAATTTTGCAGTTATCTCACTTTTATCTTATTCTTCAGTCATCATGACTTACTTCGGAGTAAATTACTATCTTGCTGGACTTCACTCTTATGCAAAAGGTGACCCAGTTCCTGTTCCTGATTTTGTGCCTATAACTTATGCTGTAATATTTGTTTTCGTTTTAATAGCTTTTAGAAATAGAAAGATAGCTTAG
- a CDS encoding diguanylate cyclase, producing the protein MNKYTDTVTILYVEDEQDILDGYAKALSRISKKLYTASNGLEGLELYKKYLPNIIVTDIQMPIMNGIDMAKKIKEIDADANIVFTTAHSESAYLLEAIELHVEGFLLKPVQKKSLQTLIQKLSYRIMLEKQNKEQRDILQYIIDSENSITVITDTTNISFVSTSFLNFFCVSSIEEFHTKFYTFLDIFNNENNIINKENILQNIRNGKDFYDCIQAIDETLRVVKLKNSKNIYKSFFINVSKINDINYLINFTDITKLSQEKEATEKKVYKDSLTGISNREKFEEVFEYELTQSKRYNRKFSLVILDIDHFKKFNDMFGHLIGDEILTILSQSIEQNKRESDFFARWGGEEFVILFTNTNLEIATKLTENFRKIIQNIQHKSAGKVTASFGLSSYKKGDTKESIFKRADEALYEAKHSGRNCLRSVV; encoded by the coding sequence ATGAACAAATATACCGACACAGTAACAATTCTTTATGTTGAAGATGAGCAAGATATTTTAGATGGATATGCAAAAGCACTTAGTAGAATTTCAAAAAAACTTTATACTGCAAGCAATGGTCTTGAAGGTTTAGAACTTTATAAAAAATACCTTCCAAATATAATAGTCACCGATATACAAATGCCAATAATGAATGGCATAGACATGGCAAAAAAAATAAAAGAGATAGATGCAGATGCAAATATAGTCTTTACTACTGCTCACAGTGAAAGTGCGTATCTTTTAGAAGCTATCGAACTACATGTCGAAGGTTTTTTACTTAAGCCTGTACAAAAAAAGTCACTTCAAACTTTAATACAAAAATTATCATATAGAATTATGCTAGAAAAGCAAAACAAAGAACAAAGAGACATACTTCAATATATTATTGATTCCGAAAACAGTATAACGGTGATTACCGATACAACCAATATCTCATTTGTTAGTACCTCTTTTTTAAACTTTTTTTGTGTCTCATCTATAGAAGAATTTCATACTAAATTTTATACTTTTTTAGATATTTTCAATAATGAAAATAACATTATAAACAAAGAAAATATATTACAAAATATAAGAAATGGCAAAGATTTTTACGACTGCATACAAGCTATAGACGAAACTTTAAGAGTAGTAAAATTAAAAAATAGTAAAAATATTTATAAATCATTTTTTATCAATGTATCAAAAATAAATGATATAAATTATCTAATAAATTTTACAGATATAACAAAATTAAGCCAAGAAAAAGAAGCTACCGAAAAAAAAGTATATAAAGATTCTCTTACAGGTATAAGTAATAGAGAAAAATTTGAAGAAGTTTTTGAATATGAACTTACTCAATCAAAAAGATACAATAGAAAGTTCTCTCTTGTAATTTTAGATATAGATCATTTTAAAAAATTTAATGATATGTTTGGTCACCTTATAGGAGATGAAATATTAACAATACTTAGTCAAAGCATAGAGCAAAATAAAAGAGAAAGTGACTTTTTTGCAAGATGGGGAGGAGAAGAGTTTGTTATACTTTTCACAAATACAAACTTAGAAATTGCCACAAAACTTACTGAAAACTTTAGAAAAATAATACAAAACATACAGCATAAATCAGCAGGTAAAGTAACAGCTAGTTTTGGACTAAGTTCGTACAAAAAAGGTGACACCAAAGAGTCGATTTTCAAAAGAGCAGATGAAGCACTTTATGAAGCAAAACATAGTGGTAGAAACTGCTTAAGAAGTGTTGTTTGA
- a CDS encoding SIR2 family NAD-dependent protein deacylase — MSKVLILTGAGISAESGISTFRDSDGLWENHRIEDVCTAGCLDTNEEATKKFYDARREDIKDKKPNYAHQLIVELKQKYPQEIAVLTQNVDDLFEKAGMKSDEIVHLHGFLKELRCRGCDEIFDIAYKAQDSFANLCESCGSQLRPNIVFFGEAAPKYQILTQKLNECELIVIIGTSGNVLDVTYFAQLTDKSILNNLEKSSAIDDSCFTKVYYAKATDAIAEIAEYIEDFLEEL, encoded by the coding sequence ATGAGTAAAGTTTTAATTTTAACAGGAGCAGGCATAAGTGCTGAGTCTGGCATCTCTACTTTTAGAGATAGTGATGGACTTTGGGAAAACCACCGCATTGAAGATGTTTGTACTGCTGGATGTTTAGATACAAATGAAGAAGCAACAAAAAAGTTTTATGATGCAAGACGGGAAGATATAAAAGATAAAAAACCAAACTATGCTCATCAACTCATAGTAGAACTAAAGCAAAAATATCCTCAAGAGATAGCAGTGCTTACTCAAAATGTAGATGATTTATTTGAAAAGGCTGGTATGAAAAGTGATGAAATTGTACATCTTCATGGTTTTTTAAAAGAACTTAGATGTAGAGGTTGTGATGAGATATTTGATATTGCTTATAAAGCACAAGATTCTTTTGCCAATTTATGTGAATCTTGTGGCTCACAACTTAGACCAAATATAGTATTCTTTGGTGAAGCAGCACCTAAATACCAGATACTTACTCAAAAACTAAATGAGTGTGAATTAATAGTAATAATTGGAACTAGTGGAAATGTTTTAGATGTAACATACTTTGCACAACTTACAGATAAATCAATACTTAATAATTTAGAAAAAAGTTCAGCTATAGATGATAGTTGTTTTACTAAAGTATATTACGCTAAAGCAACAGATGCAATAGCCGAAATAGCTGAATATATAGAGGATTTTTTAGAAGAGTTGTAA
- a CDS encoding TetR/AcrR family transcriptional regulator: MGSSREKLLDVAFDEFYYNGYYSTSIDKILKQANMNKGSIYHFFKSKKELGLAVIKERVHDYIENKYSVLLQYDTNIIEELLKLIKDRKNFDFVSGCKVNNLVQELSSKDKEFKSALETVYFRFEKIIEDVLSKAIQNKEIQHNNVKSLAIFVVASIEGCLITAKKSHDAGIFNNCISQLELFLNSLKFKK; encoded by the coding sequence ATGGGTAGTTCAAGAGAAAAACTTTTAGATGTAGCCTTTGATGAGTTTTATTATAATGGTTACTATTCTACTTCTATAGATAAAATTTTAAAACAAGCCAATATGAATAAAGGTTCTATATATCACTTCTTTAAATCTAAAAAAGAGTTGGGACTTGCTGTCATAAAAGAGCGAGTGCATGATTATATAGAAAATAAATATTCAGTTCTTTTACAATATGACACTAATATTATAGAAGAACTTTTAAAACTAATAAAAGATAGAAAAAACTTTGATTTTGTATCAGGGTGTAAAGTAAATAACTTAGTTCAAGAACTATCATCAAAAGACAAAGAATTTAAATCTGCTTTAGAGACAGTATATTTTAGATTTGAAAAAATCATAGAAGATGTACTTTCAAAAGCTATCCAAAATAAAGAGATACAACACAATAATGTTAAATCCTTAGCTATATTTGTTGTAGCATCTATAGAGGGTTGTTTAATCACTGCCAAAAAATCTCATGATGCTGGTATATTTAATAACTGTATTTCTCAATTAGAACTTTTCTTAAATTCACTAAAATTCAAAAAATAA